In Spirosoma aureum, a single genomic region encodes these proteins:
- a CDS encoding sensor histidine kinase, producing MKGCSRFTATFGFMVLLWVVVVPGWSQVVSDNSNPVDTQQLEKEKEISRLKTDLQKKVSTVGEADSLLTVARELNYAPGQVIAFCQLAMLHIQQQETEEAKKLFAKAEEAAGQIQDVEEGGWALGIIGRIQHDYRKTSPEIAIALSKVMTSVGGSMKKAAKGLGKKSLRPDRTIPVDISIEATQMAVKKRLENRSSPAIPTDYLSSIPIPTYDPGRNRSFRIKPEMIDRWVDTLINSSRSNPKVVEQLTTRKKLRDSTKALSKAFAKEGDYAQAYRYFLQYSAYKDSLTAEATTRRLASLEYRQNLLKKEAQIQLLTKDRQLRDQESHRQRQYVFILIGCIALLVGFSLILTRNNRAKQRANRQLNEQKEALQQTLVKLKSTQDQLIQAEKMASLGELTAGIAHEIQNPLNFVNNFSEVSTELVTELIENRQSGQHDDELDTEIINDLQQNLQKINQHGGRASAIVKGMLEHARTSSGERLPTDLNALTDEYLKLAYHGVRARDSTFEARLIADYAPDLGPVTIVPQEVGRVLLNVFNNAFYAVQKRQQSNGPDYQPIVAVYTSQEADRVKIRIRDNGTGVPESIKLKIFQPFFTTKPTGQGTGLGLSLSYDIITKGHGGTFTLESEEGEFTELTLTLPTSI from the coding sequence ATGAAAGGGTGCTCTCGCTTTACTGCCACCTTTGGCTTTATGGTGCTTTTGTGGGTAGTTGTCGTTCCTGGCTGGTCGCAGGTAGTTTCGGATAACAGCAATCCCGTCGATACGCAGCAGCTGGAAAAGGAAAAAGAAATTAGTCGACTTAAAACGGACTTACAAAAAAAAGTGAGCACCGTTGGTGAGGCTGATTCGCTTTTAACTGTGGCTCGTGAGCTGAATTATGCACCTGGACAGGTCATCGCATTTTGCCAACTGGCAATGCTCCATATTCAGCAACAGGAGACAGAAGAGGCAAAGAAACTTTTCGCAAAAGCCGAGGAAGCCGCCGGCCAGATTCAGGATGTGGAAGAAGGAGGCTGGGCGCTGGGAATTATAGGACGTATTCAGCACGATTATCGTAAGACATCGCCTGAGATAGCCATTGCGTTGAGCAAGGTGATGACTTCGGTAGGGGGGTCTATGAAAAAGGCCGCCAAGGGACTTGGCAAAAAGTCGTTGCGGCCTGACCGGACTATTCCTGTCGATATATCGATAGAGGCTACCCAAATGGCCGTAAAAAAGCGGCTTGAAAATCGATCGTCTCCCGCTATTCCGACCGATTACCTGAGTTCAATTCCGATTCCAACCTATGATCCCGGCCGGAACCGAAGCTTTCGAATTAAACCGGAAATGATCGATCGGTGGGTCGATACACTTATTAATTCGTCCAGAAGCAATCCGAAAGTCGTGGAGCAGCTCACGACCCGCAAGAAACTTCGTGATTCAACCAAAGCATTGAGCAAGGCATTTGCGAAAGAGGGCGATTATGCGCAGGCTTATCGGTATTTTTTGCAGTACAGCGCCTATAAAGATAGCTTAACCGCCGAAGCGACCACGCGTCGCCTGGCTTCGCTGGAATACAGACAGAACCTCCTTAAAAAAGAAGCACAAATCCAGCTATTGACAAAAGATCGCCAGTTACGGGATCAGGAGTCGCATCGGCAACGTCAGTATGTTTTTATACTCATTGGCTGCATCGCGCTTTTGGTTGGTTTTTCGCTGATCCTGACCCGTAACAACCGGGCAAAGCAACGGGCTAATCGCCAGCTAAATGAGCAGAAGGAAGCCCTTCAGCAAACACTTGTCAAATTGAAATCAACCCAGGATCAGCTTATACAGGCAGAAAAAATGGCTTCACTGGGTGAACTGACGGCTGGTATCGCTCACGAAATACAGAACCCACTAAATTTCGTCAATAACTTTTCGGAAGTCAGTACCGAACTGGTCACGGAACTGATCGAGAATCGCCAGAGCGGGCAACACGATGACGAACTGGATACTGAAATCATTAACGATCTACAGCAGAATCTCCAGAAAATAAATCAGCATGGCGGTCGGGCTTCGGCGATCGTAAAAGGCATGCTCGAACACGCCCGTACGAGTAGTGGTGAGCGACTGCCAACGGATCTGAATGCGTTAACCGACGAGTATTTGAAGCTGGCTTATCATGGTGTACGAGCGAGAGACTCTACGTTCGAGGCCAGGTTGATTGCCGACTATGCCCCTGATTTGGGGCCGGTTACAATCGTTCCGCAAGAAGTAGGTCGGGTGCTCCTCAATGTTTTCAATAATGCGTTTTATGCTGTACAAAAACGGCAGCAAAGTAACGGGCCAGACTACCAGCCAATCGTTGCAGTATACACCAGCCAGGAAGCAGATCGAGTCAAAATACGAATTCGCGACAACGGTACAGGTGTTCCAGAATCGATAAAACTGAAAATTTTTCAACCATTCTTTACGACCAAACCAACCGGGCAGGGAACGGGTTTAGGGCTTTCGTTAAGCTATGATATTATAACGAAAGGTCATGGTGGAACCTTTACGCTGGAAAGCGAGGAAGGTGAGTTTACAGAATTGACCCTGACATTACCAACATCTATTTAA
- a CDS encoding helix-turn-helix domain-containing protein has translation MKLLSKQLSISFMNVIARDPSVPLRLFVDKFWAVSAEKFDQQDIGLPVMRHEFMFNFSDHFSICRTDSKPLIDNQTTWINSLYTHPQRSATRGRHETFGVFLKPWALYSLTNIPASELTNLVIESSLVLHQPIKDLTEQLQGTNDMQVKLALLECFLLNQFSGKDLPAYLPYAVDYLQKRPWHHGIVRDLAMSIGVSAKSLTQAFNKYVGVSPGRFLHIRLVNEVTADLASNPNQSLTELAHRHRFFDQAHLNHLFKSLTNLTPGQYQKQVLAGTIDKNDPCYIRQTT, from the coding sequence GTGAAGCTGTTGTCAAAACAGCTTTCGATCTCGTTTATGAACGTTATTGCCCGCGATCCTTCTGTACCGCTTCGGTTGTTCGTCGACAAATTCTGGGCAGTTTCAGCCGAAAAGTTCGACCAGCAGGATATTGGCTTACCCGTGATGCGGCACGAGTTTATGTTCAACTTTTCGGATCATTTTTCGATTTGCCGAACCGACAGTAAACCATTAATTGACAATCAGACAACCTGGATCAACAGCCTTTATACGCACCCACAACGCAGCGCAACCCGTGGGCGACACGAAACATTTGGCGTTTTCCTGAAACCGTGGGCTCTTTATTCTTTGACGAATATTCCGGCGTCGGAACTTACCAATCTGGTTATTGAAAGCAGTCTGGTTTTGCACCAGCCCATTAAAGACCTGACCGAACAATTGCAGGGAACAAATGACATGCAGGTCAAACTTGCCTTGCTGGAATGTTTTCTGCTGAATCAATTCTCAGGCAAAGACCTGCCCGCTTACCTTCCTTACGCAGTGGATTATCTGCAAAAACGGCCCTGGCACCATGGCATCGTTCGGGATCTGGCTATGTCAATTGGCGTTAGTGCCAAATCTTTAACACAGGCTTTCAATAAATACGTTGGAGTTTCGCCCGGCCGATTTCTTCACATACGGCTGGTAAATGAGGTAACCGCCGATCTGGCCAGCAACCCGAACCAATCCCTGACGGAACTCGCCCATCGCCATCGTTTCTTTGACCAGGCCCATCTGAACCATCTCTTCAAATCTTTGACAAACCTGACACCCGGCCAATATCAGAAACAGGTTCTGGCCGGAACGATCGACAAAAACGATCCCTGTTACATTCGCCAGACAACGTAA
- a CDS encoding dihydrofolate reductase family protein: MRTIKLFIATSLDSYIAGPNGEIDWLFTEGEYGYSAFMERIDTTLMGNETYKLTKTFGDFPYKDLTNYVFTRNTVHPEEPYVQFVSGDIAAFVQSLKEQNGNDIFLVGGGYVNTVLLNAGLIDELQIFVHPIILGNGIPLFQPTETRHNWTFVASKSYERGLVELKYVKA; encoded by the coding sequence ATGCGAACGATAAAATTGTTTATTGCTACCAGTCTGGATAGTTACATCGCCGGGCCGAACGGCGAAATTGACTGGTTGTTTACTGAAGGCGAATACGGCTATTCTGCTTTTATGGAGAGGATTGATACAACCCTGATGGGCAACGAAACCTACAAGCTGACCAAAACATTCGGCGACTTTCCGTACAAAGACCTGACAAATTATGTCTTTACGCGCAACACAGTTCATCCGGAGGAGCCTTATGTACAGTTTGTTTCGGGCGATATTGCGGCTTTTGTTCAATCGCTGAAAGAACAGAATGGGAACGATATTTTTTTAGTCGGTGGAGGCTATGTAAACACCGTTCTGCTCAACGCAGGGCTGATCGACGAGCTACAGATCTTCGTCCATCCAATTATTCTGGGAAACGGTATACCCCTGTTTCAACCAACCGAAACACGGCATAACTGGACGTTTGTTGCCAGCAAATCCTATGAGCGTGGATTGGTCGAATTAAAGTATGTGAAAGCGTAA
- a CDS encoding M81 family metallopeptidase, which yields MKLVLFTLIAGLTFASSAKAQTTSNSGGTRLPRIAIAGLGIESSTFSPAVTQEEAFHARYGAEVFNAYPFMVAIAPLRKKAVWLPAIVGKSLPGGAVTREAYESLVNKMLDSLKKYGPYDGLYFDIHGAMSVIGLDDPEGDLITRIRQVIGYKTLISTSMDLHGNVSWRLAQNTDLMTCYRMAPHEDAMQTKERAVVNLLERIKSGKGKPAYKALITVPILLPGEKTSTRIEPGKSLYSEVEPLADHQQGIVDAGIWIGYAWADEPRNHAAVMVVGDDKSSVTQAAEKLALSFWNVRSKFDFVAPTGTLEQCLAKAIPSQKHPFFISDTGDNPTAGGAGDVTWTLTQLLAKPEFQRADGPSLIYASIPDPGLVKKAIAAGVGGQVEGTAGAIVDHRFAAPVPLKGTVESIVEGDKDAEVEVVVKVGSIHVIVTQKRKPYHKEKDFTRLGLEPRKADIVVVKIGYLEPELYAMQADWIMALTPGGVDQDLFRLPYKRIERPMFPFDKDMKTPDLSAKFVPLSGTAK from the coding sequence ATGAAACTTGTCCTCTTTACGCTGATCGCCGGGCTTACGTTCGCAAGTTCGGCCAAAGCTCAAACAACCAGTAACTCTGGGGGAACCAGATTGCCACGAATTGCAATCGCTGGTTTAGGCATTGAATCCAGTACATTTTCTCCGGCGGTTACCCAGGAAGAAGCCTTTCACGCCCGTTACGGCGCTGAAGTATTTAACGCGTATCCATTTATGGTAGCCATTGCGCCGTTGCGAAAAAAGGCAGTCTGGCTACCGGCCATCGTGGGTAAATCATTGCCTGGAGGGGCCGTAACAAGGGAAGCATACGAGTCGCTGGTTAACAAAATGCTGGATTCACTTAAAAAGTACGGCCCCTACGATGGCTTGTATTTTGATATTCACGGTGCTATGAGTGTTATCGGCCTCGACGATCCGGAAGGCGACCTGATAACCCGAATCCGGCAAGTGATCGGCTATAAGACCCTCATTTCTACATCCATGGATTTACATGGTAATGTCTCCTGGCGATTGGCGCAGAATACAGATTTGATGACCTGTTATCGCATGGCCCCTCATGAAGATGCCATGCAAACCAAGGAACGCGCAGTGGTCAATTTGCTCGAACGAATTAAGAGCGGGAAAGGGAAGCCTGCTTATAAAGCCTTGATTACGGTGCCAATTCTGCTACCGGGCGAAAAAACGAGTACACGCATCGAGCCCGGTAAGAGTCTTTATAGCGAGGTGGAGCCACTGGCCGATCATCAGCAGGGAATTGTGGATGCAGGTATATGGATAGGTTATGCCTGGGCCGATGAACCTCGCAATCATGCGGCTGTCATGGTGGTCGGTGATGACAAGTCCAGCGTAACTCAGGCCGCGGAGAAATTAGCCCTTAGTTTCTGGAATGTACGCTCAAAATTTGACTTCGTAGCGCCAACCGGTACACTGGAGCAATGCCTGGCTAAAGCCATACCCAGCCAGAAACATCCTTTTTTTATCAGTGATACCGGCGATAACCCGACAGCAGGTGGAGCAGGTGATGTGACCTGGACACTCACCCAGTTACTGGCAAAGCCTGAGTTTCAGCGGGCAGATGGTCCTTCACTGATCTACGCATCGATCCCTGATCCGGGACTGGTGAAAAAGGCAATAGCTGCGGGTGTGGGCGGTCAGGTAGAGGGTACGGCGGGAGCCATTGTCGATCACCGATTTGCCGCACCGGTTCCGCTCAAAGGCACGGTAGAGTCGATTGTCGAGGGCGACAAAGATGCTGAGGTGGAAGTAGTCGTGAAAGTGGGTAGTATTCACGTTATCGTTACCCAAAAACGCAAGCCCTATCACAAAGAAAAAGACTTTACCCGATTAGGTCTGGAACCAAGAAAAGCGGATATCGTAGTGGTGAAAATTGGGTATCTCGAACCTGAACTTTACGCCATGCAGGCCGACTGGATTATGGCCTTGACGCCCGGTGGTGTTGATCAGGATTTGTTTCGTCTACCATACAAACGGATTGAGCGTCCGATGTTTCCGTTCGATAAAGACATGAAAACCCCCGACCTTTCGGCCAAATTTGTGCCTTTGTCCGGTACGGCGAAGTAG
- a CDS encoding DUF4468 domain-containing protein, whose amino-acid sequence MKHYLWLAFYLLAGVSYAQKRTYTLADMPFSIDSITGGIVYKGVIKTPGVTADQLYSQAKLVLSTVFPKDNQINQAEDQAQGLIRGRGRLFIPMNSTRVGETSWQAYYEVPIEIQVKDGEYSYLISSIDMVNKGKKTSLNTEISKSLPTIHQQVLSLDEYGRSLRSVRPIIKFIKELKRGMKPHSSGLFSWLR is encoded by the coding sequence ATGAAGCACTATCTATGGTTAGCATTTTATCTGCTGGCGGGCGTCAGTTATGCCCAAAAGCGAACGTATACGCTCGCTGATATGCCGTTTTCGATTGATTCCATAACGGGTGGGATCGTCTATAAGGGTGTAATTAAGACTCCGGGAGTTACTGCCGATCAGCTCTATTCTCAGGCGAAATTGGTTTTATCGACCGTTTTTCCAAAAGATAATCAGATCAATCAGGCTGAAGATCAGGCGCAGGGATTGATAAGAGGCAGAGGCCGGTTATTTATTCCCATGAATAGCACACGAGTTGGTGAAACCAGTTGGCAGGCCTATTACGAAGTACCTATCGAAATACAGGTGAAGGACGGCGAATACAGCTACCTGATTTCGTCCATTGACATGGTAAATAAAGGGAAAAAGACCAGCCTGAATACGGAAATCAGCAAGAGTTTGCCAACAATACATCAACAGGTTCTTTCGCTGGATGAATACGGTCGATCCCTTCGAAGTGTCAGACCAATTATCAAGTTCATAAAAGAATTAAAGCGGGGTATGAAACCTCATTCAAGTGGTCTTTTTAGCTGGCTTCGCTAA
- a CDS encoding response regulator translates to METILVLTDNREQFNEQLGPTFQQIYARFTLKVRQIDASLLTDLLSGLPPLMILVDSCVDSLSFLKELKAHPALRRVPVLMLRAIATRQKTSIELGTEKKYSSLFRQAGNPDRTLGIELPDQFN, encoded by the coding sequence ATGGAAACGATACTGGTATTGACTGACAACCGCGAGCAGTTCAATGAGCAGCTTGGCCCAACCTTTCAACAGATCTATGCCCGCTTTACCCTTAAAGTCCGACAGATCGATGCCAGTCTTTTGACAGATTTACTGAGTGGGCTTCCTCCACTAATGATTCTTGTCGATTCATGCGTTGATAGCCTCTCTTTTTTAAAAGAGCTAAAGGCGCATCCCGCATTACGCAGAGTGCCGGTTCTAATGTTAAGGGCTATTGCTACCCGGCAAAAAACTTCTATTGAGCTCGGTACGGAGAAAAAGTACTCAAGCCTGTTTCGCCAAGCCGGCAACCCTGACCGTACGCTGGGCATCGAATTGCCTGATCAGTTTAACTAA
- a CDS encoding aldo/keto reductase, whose protein sequence is MKKQLSRRTMLRQTIVAGLGGLIDPFPHQAMSNQSMLKRPIPTSDELLPVVGLGSWQQFDVGSSDSDRQPLGQVLTLMQQQGGKLIDASPMYGRAEEVIGDLTAAAGSNANFFFATKVWTTGRQAGIDQLGESFRKMRRKTMDLVQVHNLVDWQTQLKTLREWKHAGKVRYIGVTHYTTLAHDQLERLIKSEAIDFLQVNYSIRVRDAERSLLPTAREKGVAVIINEPFESGSLFQLVKGKALPAWSAEYDIKSWAQFFLKFILSNPAVTCVIPGTSDPKHLLDNMGAGYGRLPDEKGQAKLAAFLASL, encoded by the coding sequence ATGAAAAAGCAGCTTTCCAGGCGAACTATGCTCAGGCAGACAATCGTAGCAGGTTTAGGCGGGTTGATTGATCCGTTTCCGCACCAGGCAATGTCAAACCAATCCATGTTGAAACGACCCATCCCCACATCGGATGAATTACTGCCTGTTGTTGGTCTGGGCTCCTGGCAACAGTTTGATGTTGGTTCATCGGACTCCGACCGGCAGCCTCTAGGTCAGGTACTTACTTTAATGCAGCAACAAGGCGGCAAATTAATTGATGCCTCACCGATGTACGGTAGAGCCGAGGAAGTGATTGGTGACCTAACCGCTGCTGCAGGATCAAATGCAAACTTTTTTTTCGCCACTAAAGTATGGACTACTGGCAGGCAGGCGGGTATCGATCAGTTAGGCGAATCGTTTCGTAAGATGCGTCGAAAAACCATGGATTTAGTTCAGGTACATAATCTGGTTGATTGGCAAACCCAGCTAAAGACACTCCGGGAATGGAAACACGCGGGTAAAGTTCGTTATATTGGGGTGACTCATTACACCACGTTGGCCCATGATCAACTCGAGCGTCTCATTAAAAGCGAGGCTATTGATTTTTTGCAGGTAAACTACTCCATCCGCGTTCGTGATGCCGAGCGAAGTCTGCTTCCAACCGCTCGTGAAAAAGGAGTGGCCGTTATTATCAATGAACCATTTGAAAGCGGCTCTCTGTTTCAGCTGGTCAAAGGAAAAGCTTTACCTGCCTGGTCAGCAGAGTATGATATCAAAAGCTGGGCACAGTTTTTTCTCAAGTTTATCCTGTCCAATCCCGCTGTTACCTGCGTGATCCCTGGCACATCTGACCCCAAACACCTCCTCGATAATATGGGGGCTGGTTACGGGCGGTTACCTGATGAAAAAGGACAGGCTAAACTGGCTGCGTTTCTGGCCAGTCTGTAA
- a CDS encoding acyl-CoA thioesterase translates to MRTTAKTRSDFCYFQSITTRWMDNDMYGHVNNVVYYSWFDTAVNQFLIINKALDLQKSPVIGLVAETQCSYLHSVSFPDRITVGLAVSYIGNSSVRYELGIFKNDDDQTAAHGHFVHVYVDGDTQRPTPLPETLRILLKTVQLPG, encoded by the coding sequence ATGCGTACAACAGCCAAAACACGTAGCGATTTCTGCTATTTTCAATCCATAACCACACGATGGATGGACAACGATATGTACGGGCATGTCAACAATGTAGTTTATTACAGTTGGTTTGATACTGCCGTCAATCAATTCCTGATCATAAATAAGGCACTTGATCTTCAGAAGAGTCCTGTTATCGGTTTAGTAGCCGAAACCCAGTGTTCCTATCTCCATTCCGTTTCATTCCCGGATCGCATCACCGTAGGGCTTGCCGTTTCATATATCGGCAATTCCAGCGTCCGCTATGAACTGGGAATTTTCAAAAATGACGATGATCAGACCGCTGCTCACGGACATTTCGTTCATGTTTATGTGGATGGGGATACCCAGCGCCCTACACCGTTGCCCGAAACACTCCGTATTCTGTTAAAAACCGTTCAACTTCCTGGTTAA
- a CDS encoding alpha/beta fold hydrolase — translation MMELHDDDLKKFEAYGAPPLPQARVEGYVDHDNARIWYAVYGSGPAVILLHGGLGHSGNWGYQVPMLINSGRRIVLIDSRGHGRSTRDSRHYTYELMAADVLAVMDTLRLEKAPLVGWSDGACIALILAMKVPARIAGVFFFGCNMDPGGTREIEWPNPVIDRCLARHANDYHQLSTTPDHFEGFAEAVGQMQRTQPDYSANDLTTIDCPVVIVQSEHDEFIKADHAQYLAQSIPGADLIVLDGVSHFAPLQRPELFNKVVEAFLEIVSY, via the coding sequence ATGATGGAACTTCATGATGACGACCTGAAAAAATTCGAAGCCTATGGTGCTCCACCTCTTCCCCAGGCACGTGTTGAAGGCTACGTCGACCATGACAATGCTCGAATCTGGTACGCCGTTTACGGGTCTGGTCCAGCGGTGATCTTGTTGCACGGAGGATTGGGCCATAGTGGCAATTGGGGTTATCAGGTACCCATGTTGATCAATTCGGGTCGTAGAATTGTGCTCATCGACAGCCGCGGTCATGGCCGTAGTACGCGCGATTCGAGGCACTATACCTATGAGCTAATGGCCGCTGATGTGCTGGCTGTCATGGACACATTGCGGTTGGAAAAGGCACCCCTGGTGGGCTGGAGCGACGGTGCCTGCATTGCTTTGATCCTTGCCATGAAAGTTCCGGCACGCATTGCGGGTGTATTTTTCTTTGGCTGTAACATGGACCCAGGTGGCACTCGGGAGATCGAGTGGCCTAATCCGGTTATCGACCGTTGCCTGGCCCGTCATGCCAACGATTACCACCAACTGTCAACTACTCCGGACCATTTCGAGGGATTTGCCGAAGCAGTCGGCCAGATGCAGCGGACCCAGCCTGATTATTCGGCAAACGACCTGACGACTATCGATTGTCCAGTGGTAATCGTACAAAGTGAACATGATGAGTTTATCAAAGCCGATCACGCTCAATACCTGGCTCAAAGTATTCCCGGAGCCGATTTAATCGTATTGGATGGGGTGAGCCATTTCGCACCTTTACAACGGCCGGAGTTGTTCAACAAAGTAGTGGAGGCCTTTCTGGAGATTGTCTCTTACTGA
- a CDS encoding SMP-30/gluconolactonase/LRE family protein, with the protein MKLVLVLCCLLVSINSRGQHQLKKIWESDSTLAIPESVLPDKDVLYVSLIDGSPWDTDGKGGIAKLDKNGKIINPGWVSGLNAPKGMGIWSGKLYVADVSEIAVINLSNGKVESKIPVASATGLNDITVDDKGTIYVSDSKNGTVHQLKNNQATLYLSNLKGVNGLKAVGTDLYILTAKEVYKVGSDKQQTVVGTMELGGDGIEPVGKGDFILTTWAGLVYYMGKDGKMETLLDTRAQKKNTADIGYDPAQRIIYIPTFMAKSVVAYQLN; encoded by the coding sequence ATGAAACTCGTACTCGTTTTGTGCTGCCTGCTAGTTAGTATCAATAGCCGGGGCCAACATCAGCTGAAAAAAATTTGGGAAAGTGATAGTACGCTGGCCATTCCAGAATCAGTGTTACCCGATAAAGATGTTCTTTATGTATCGCTGATTGATGGAAGCCCCTGGGATACTGATGGAAAGGGTGGAATTGCCAAGCTGGATAAAAATGGCAAAATTATAAACCCAGGCTGGGTATCTGGTTTAAATGCCCCAAAGGGAATGGGTATCTGGAGTGGGAAATTGTATGTGGCCGATGTATCGGAGATCGCTGTGATTAATCTGTCCAATGGGAAGGTCGAATCTAAAATTCCTGTAGCATCGGCCACCGGATTGAACGATATTACGGTCGATGATAAAGGTACAATCTATGTATCAGACAGCAAGAATGGTACAGTTCATCAACTAAAAAATAACCAGGCAACCCTTTATTTAAGCAATTTAAAAGGAGTGAATGGTTTAAAAGCAGTTGGTACAGATCTCTATATTCTTACCGCAAAAGAAGTATACAAAGTGGGTTCCGATAAACAGCAGACTGTGGTTGGTACGATGGAATTAGGTGGAGATGGTATAGAACCTGTAGGTAAAGGCGACTTCATTCTCACTACCTGGGCCGGTCTCGTTTATTACATGGGCAAGGACGGTAAAATGGAAACGTTACTGGATACACGCGCTCAGAAAAAGAATACGGCTGATATTGGGTACGATCCGGCTCAGCGTATCATTTACATTCCCACCTTTATGGCTAAGTCGGTCGTTGCTTACCAACTAAATTGA
- a CDS encoding glycoside hydrolase family 43 protein, giving the protein MMKLTTLLTVLIISIGGAVAQPEKASAPKDLTVKEQLEIGKEKQVWMLTYFRQRYPTRIEVDAQGKTIEVPLPDPMLINKLHIALSTDGRHWTPLNDNKPVWEHHVRDPYVRRGPDGLWRILSTGGGRGNDREKVGPSCLYITSRDLIHWQVDGTLPLMKDVRDESGTLAGNIWAPEWFYDKQTGEYVLFWSSSFKDAGWKESKLWYSRTRDWKVFTPAKVFFNPPYSVIDGTLLEENGTYYLFHKEEEFGAKTGERRAIRVATSNKLEGPYNLIEGPLNNGQIVPVITEGPTAIKDPVKPGFLLLYDYCMTNRFGASYSPDLLHWEVEKDVSFPADARHGCISLLTAKEADILLKTYTAKN; this is encoded by the coding sequence ATGATGAAGCTTACAACGTTATTGACTGTATTGATTATTTCCATTGGAGGAGCAGTTGCACAACCTGAAAAAGCATCAGCCCCCAAAGATTTAACCGTTAAAGAACAGCTCGAAATTGGAAAGGAAAAACAGGTCTGGATGCTGACTTACTTTCGCCAGCGTTATCCTACACGGATTGAGGTTGATGCGCAGGGAAAAACCATTGAAGTCCCGCTGCCAGATCCAATGCTGATAAATAAACTGCACATCGCCTTGTCTACGGATGGACGCCATTGGACTCCGTTAAACGACAATAAACCCGTATGGGAGCACCATGTTCGTGATCCGTACGTTCGTCGAGGTCCTGATGGTCTATGGCGAATATTATCTACGGGTGGAGGCAGGGGTAATGACCGCGAAAAGGTCGGCCCAAGTTGTCTCTATATAACCTCCAGGGATTTGATCCATTGGCAGGTTGACGGTACGTTGCCTTTAATGAAGGACGTACGGGATGAATCAGGAACCTTGGCTGGAAATATTTGGGCTCCCGAATGGTTTTATGATAAACAAACAGGAGAGTATGTCTTATTCTGGTCTTCGTCATTTAAAGACGCGGGCTGGAAAGAAAGTAAACTTTGGTATTCCAGAACTCGTGACTGGAAAGTATTCACCCCTGCAAAAGTATTTTTTAATCCGCCCTATTCGGTAATAGACGGAACCTTATTAGAAGAAAACGGAACCTATTATCTCTTTCATAAGGAGGAAGAATTTGGCGCTAAAACGGGCGAAAGAAGGGCGATCCGGGTAGCCACATCGAACAAACTGGAGGGGCCATATAACCTGATTGAAGGTCCGTTGAATAATGGCCAGATTGTTCCGGTAATCACCGAAGGTCCAACCGCAATAAAAGATCCTGTAAAACCCGGATTTTTACTGCTCTATGATTACTGTATGACTAATCGTTTCGGTGCTTCCTACTCACCCGACTTACTTCACTGGGAGGTCGAAAAGGACGTTAGTTTTCCCGCAGACGCCCGGCATGGTTGTATTTCACTTTTAACTGCAAAGGAGGCTGATATTTTACTGAAAACATATACAGCTAAAAATTGA